The window AGGCGATGTGGAAACCGCAGACGAAGAAGCCGGCGTTGAGCAGCCAGAAGCCGCGGTGGACCGCCGCTTCGCGCAGCGCCTCGCGCGCGCTCTGCTCGACCTCCACCATGAGGTCCGAACCGCCGTTGGTCCGTCCCGCCACCCCGATCGCCAGCAGGCCGCATAGCGCGACGAGACCCGCCATGATCCACAGCGTTTCGTGATAGCCGATATCGCGCAGGAGCATCGACGCGAGCGGCACGACGAGGAACTGCCCGAGCGAGCCGCCCGCGGTGACGATGCCGAAGGCGCTGCTGCGCTTTTCAGGGCTGACGACGCGGCCGACGGCGCCGAGCACAACGACAAAGGTGGTCGCCGACTGCGCCATGCCGATCAGCAGGCCGAAGCTGATATGCAGCCCGATCGCGTCGGTCGCGAACGCCGCACCGATCAGCCCGAGCGCATAGAGCAGCGCGCCGCCGAGCACGACCCGCCCCGCGCCATGTTTGTCGGCGAGCGCGCCGACGAAGGGCTGGACCAGCCCGAACAGCAGATTCTGCAGCGCCATCGCCAGCCCGAAGTCCGACCGGCTGATCCCGATGTCGACGCTCATCTGCGGCAGGAAGAGGCCAAAGCTCTGACGCACGCCCATCGCCAGCGTGACGATGAACGCCGCGCAGAGAATGACGATCCAAGGCTTTTTCATGGGAGAGGTCATGCCCGGCGGATGCGCCCGCGCCCGGCGAGCGTCAAGCAAGCATCGCTATACCTCCGTCATCCCGTGCTTGACCCGGGACCCGCCTTTTTCTTCAAGACAGGCGGGTCCCGGATCGAGTCCGGGGTGACGTGCGGGAATTGCCACCGCGCCATCTTCCTTCGATGGCAAAAGCTGGTTAGAGCCGAGTCACCATGACCGCCTCCTCTCCCCTCGACGATTTCAAGGCCGCGCTGTCGAGCGTCGCGCGCGCGGTGACGCGCGATGCCGAGGTCGAGGTCGGGTTCACCGCCGACGCCCCGGCGCAGATCGGCAAGACGATCAAGGTCCCCACGCCGTCGCGCACCCTGCCCGCCGACCAGGTCGCCGAAGCGCGCGGATTCGCCGACGGTTATGCGCTGCGGATGAAGCACCATAGCGAAAAGCTGCACGCCGCCGCGCGTCCCGCCGAACCGCTCGCCGCCGCCGCCTTCGACGCGATGGAGCGCGCGCGCATCGAGGCACTCGGTGCGCGGCACATGGACGGGATGCGCGCGAACCTGTCGGCGAGCCTCGCGATGCGGATGCGCAGCGACCCGATCGCCCGTGCGCAGAGCCGCGACGACGTGCCGGTATCCTCGGCGCTCGAACTGATGCTGCGTCAGGCGCTGACCGGCGAAGCGCCGCCGCAGGGCACCGAAACCGGACTCGGCCTGATCAGCGACTGGATCGCCAAGCAGGCCGGCGGCGACATCGACGCGCTGGCGATGCAGATCGACGATCAGGTCGCGTTCGCGGAAACAGCGAAGCTCGCGCTGCGTCACCTCGACCTGATCTATGGCGACGAGCCGATGGACGAGGGCGCCGAGGATGGCGGCGACGAGGACCAGAGCGAAGCCGAAGAGTCGCAGGACGAGCAGGACAGCGAAGACGGCGGCAGCAGCGAACAACAGGTCGATGCCCGCGCCGAGACCGCGGGCGACCAGGCCGACGACGGCGACAGCGATCCCGACGCGCAGGAGATGGAGGCCGACGGCGAGCCCGAGATGGGCGGCGAAGGCGATGAGGGCATGTTGCCGGTGCGTCCCAACCGCCTGCCGACCGACGTCCCGGATTTCAACTATCTGCGCTTTACTGAAAAGCATGACGAGATCATCGCCGCGACCGACCTGTGCGA is drawn from Sphingopyxis sp. OPL5 and contains these coding sequences:
- a CDS encoding MFS transporter, which translates into the protein MKKPWIVILCAAFIVTLAMGVRQSFGLFLPQMSVDIGISRSDFGLAMALQNLLFGLVQPFVGALADKHGAGRVVLGGALLYALGLIGAAFATDAIGLHISFGLLIGMAQSATTFVVVLGAVGRVVSPEKRSSAFGIVTAGGSLGQFLVVPLASMLLRDIGYHETLWIMAGLVALCGLLAIGVAGRTNGGSDLMVEVEQSAREALREAAVHRGFWLLNAGFFVCGFHIAFIATHLPAYLDDKGLGIEIGAQVLALVGLFNILGSYVFGRAGDVLRQKYVLSGLYVARSAVIALFLFLPLTHASALAFAGAMGFLWLGTVPLTSGIVGRVFGIRYLSMLYGIVFLSHQLGSFFGAYTAGLIFDATGSYNIAWGFSIALGLFAGLVHLPIADGPVKRLQPA
- the cobT gene encoding cobaltochelatase subunit CobT, encoding MTASSPLDDFKAALSSVARAVTRDAEVEVGFTADAPAQIGKTIKVPTPSRTLPADQVAEARGFADGYALRMKHHSEKLHAAARPAEPLAAAAFDAMERARIEALGARHMDGMRANLSASLAMRMRSDPIARAQSRDDVPVSSALELMLRQALTGEAPPQGTETGLGLISDWIAKQAGGDIDALAMQIDDQVAFAETAKLALRHLDLIYGDEPMDEGAEDGGDEDQSEAEESQDEQDSEDGGSSEQQVDARAETAGDQADDGDSDPDAQEMEADGEPEMGGEGDEGMLPVRPNRLPTDVPDFNYLRFTEKHDEIIAATDLCDADELTRLRAYLDQQMQHLQGAVTKLANRLQRRLMAQQNRAWDFDQEEGQLDAARLARVIVSPGQSLSYKIERDTDFRDTVVTLLIDNSGSMRGRPISIAAISADILARTLERCGVKTEILGFTTRTWKGGQSREDWLAAGRPPHPGRLNDLRHIIYKPADEPYRRARKSLGLMMREGLLKENIDGEALIWAHSRIVNRPEERRILMVISDGAPVDDSTLSVNHGAYLDQHLRQVIEWIETRSPVELCAIGIGHDVTRYYSRAVTIMDAEQLGGTMVEQLAGLFDID